The following coding sequences lie in one Cydia strobilella chromosome 16, ilCydStro3.1, whole genome shotgun sequence genomic window:
- the LOC134748190 gene encoding pinin, whose product MGTEVALSFTALRAQLESERSSLYKIDANIKKIVQTTGRFSNDRFNNSSNDYLKGGPRLGGRNSFPDARQNDDSFGKRKQETKTVFSRLSARTAGSDDEESGGKRPRVISQVSRELPTRAAVLRAQGGDEQARTRNRRIFGSLLGTLQKFKQEEIVLQTQEDKKAQVERKIEEQARVQKEKEQKERKTLFAEREHKKATIKALEAKMARVQEFEKWEASQKSLGNFILTRAKPHVYWIPKKMTDKATEKLNSSRKYHEKCMVKKRLELQEELQRIEQRCLRARGPQAKENEPAPGGGGQEAGGGGQEAGGGGQEARGGGAGGEQRRDKFAPDAEHKDKEDSDGDGDGEDHHEHIEEQNEERQGNGDAEVKDEPVTDETKLDKTTEQNATMEAEEKRDDSHMSVDTSDLFLRPSVEGPPEPTEES is encoded by the exons ATGGGGACAGAAGTAGCATTATCGTTTACGGCACTTCGTGCTCAGTTAGAATCGGAACGGAGCAGCTTGTACAAAATAGATGCAAACATCAAAAAGATAGTGCAAACGACGGGTCGATTTTCTAACGATAG gtTTAATAACTCATCTAATGACTACTTAAAAGGTGGACCACGTTTAGGAGGCCGAAATTCATTCCCTGACGCTAGACAAAATGACGATTCTTTTGGAAAGAGAAAACAAGAGACCAAAACAGTTTTTAGCAG ATTATCAGCGCGCACAGCAGGCAGTGACGATGAAGAGTCCGGCGGCAAGCGTCCACGTGTCATCTCCCAAGTGTCCCGCGAGCTGCCGACGCGCGCGGCCGTGCTGCGCGCGCAGGGCGGCGACGAGCAGGCGCGCACGCGCAACCGACGGATCTTTGGCTCGCTGCTCGGGACGCTGCAGAAGTTTAAACAGGAGGAGATTGTGCTGCAAACTCAG GAAGATAAAAAGGCACAAGTGGAAAGAAAGATAGAAGAGCAAGCTCGGGTACAGAAAGAAAAGGAACAGAAGGAAAGAAAGACCCTCTTTGCCGAGAGAGAACACAAAAAAGCCACAATCAAAGCTCTCGAAGCCAAGATGGCGCGAGTGCAAGAGTTTGAGAAATGGGAGGCGTCACAGAAGAGCCTGGGTAACTTTATACTGACTCGTGCCAAGCCGCACGTGTACTGGATACCAAAGAAGATGACCGACAAGGCCACAGAGAAGCTGAACTCCAGTAGAAAGTATCATgaaa AGTGCATGGTAAAGAAACGCTTGGAACTGCAAGAGGAGCTGCAACGGATAGAGCAGCGCTGCCTGCGCGCGCGCGGGCCCCAGGCCAAGGAGAACGAGCCCGCCCCGGGGGGAGGGGGGCAGGAGGCGGGGGGAGGGGGGCAGGAGGCGGGGGGAGGGGGGCAGGAGGCGAGGGgcgggggcgcgggcggcgagcagcgccggGACAAGTTCGCCCCCGACGCCGAGCACAAGGATAAGGAGGACAGCGACGGGGACGGGGACGGGGAGGACCACCATGAGCATATTGAGGAGCAGAATGAAGAGAGGCAGGGCAACGGAGATGCGGAGGTGAAAGACGAGCCAG TGACAGACGAAACTAAACTGGACAAGACCACAGAGCAGAACGCAACAATGGAAGCTGAAGAGAAACGAGACGATTCCCATATGTCCGTGGACACCAGTGACCTATTTTTACGGCCAAGTGTGGAGGGCCCGCCGGAGCCCACGGAAGAGTCCTGA
- the LOC134748191 gene encoding ADP-ribosylation factor-like protein 2 encodes MGFLTILKKLRQKEKEMRILMLGLDNAGKTTILKRFNGEPIDTISPTLGFNIKTLEHRGYKLNIWDVGGQKSLRSYWKNYFESTDGVAWVVDSADTRRLDGCAKELRTLLQEERLAGATLLVLANKADLPGALTLQEIREALDLDSIKSHHWRIVRCSAVTGENLLEGIDWMLDDIASRIFSLD; translated from the exons ATGGGTTTCCTTACAATATTGAAGAAGCTTCGACAGAAGGAGAAAGAAATGCGAATACTCATGTT AGGACTGGACAACGCGGGTAAGACGACGATCCTGAAGCGGTTCAACGGGGAGCCGATCGACACGATCTCGCCGACGCTGGGGTTCAACATCAAAACGCTGGAGCACCGCGGGTACAAGCTCAACATCTGGGATGTCGGCGGGCAGAAGTCGCTCAG atCGTACTGGAAGAACTACTTTGAGAGCACAGATGGCGTGGCCTGGGTAGTTGACAGCGCTGACACGAGGCGCCTGGACGGCTGCGCGAAGGAGCTACGTACGCTGCTACAGGAGGAACGTCTTGCTGGAGCAACTTTACTGGTGCTGGCAAATAAAGCAGACCTGCCGGGAGCTCTCACTTTGCAGGAGATCAGAGAG GCCCTAGACCTGGACAGTATCAAGTCCCACCACTGGCGGATCGTGCGCTGCTCCGCCGTCACCGGCGAGAACCTTCTCGAAGGCATAGATTGGATGCTGGATGACATTGCCTCGAGGATATTCTCACTAGACTAG